One Suricata suricatta isolate VVHF042 chromosome 15, meerkat_22Aug2017_6uvM2_HiC, whole genome shotgun sequence DNA segment encodes these proteins:
- the RPL7 gene encoding 60S ribosomal protein L7 → MRQHPLFPVGTMEGVEEKKKKVPAVPETLKKKRRNYAELKIKRLRKKFAQKMLRKARRKLIYEKAKHYHKEYRQMYRTEIRMARMARKAGNFYVPAEPKLAFVIRIRGVNGVSPKVRKVLQLLRLRQIFNGTFVKLNKASVNMLRIVEPYIAWGYPNLKSVNELIYKRGYGKINKKRIALTDNALIARSLGKYGIICMEDLIHEIYTVGKRFKEANNFLWPFKLSSPRGGMKKKTTHFVEGGDAGNREDQINRLIRRMN, encoded by the exons ATGCGCCAACATCCTCTTTTTCCGGTTGGAACCATGGAGGGTGTCGA agagaagaaaaagaaggttccGGCTGTGCCAGAAACACTTAAGAAAAAGCGAAGGAATTATGCAGAATTGAAGATCAAGCGTCTGAGAAAGAAGTTCGCCCAAAAGATG CTTCGAAAGGCAAGGAGGAAGCTTATTTATGAGAAGGCTAAGCATTACCACAAGGAATACAGGCAGATGTACAGAACTGAGATTCGAATGGCTCGGATGGCAAGAAAAGCTGGCAACTTCTACGTGCCCGCGGAGCCCAAACTGGCGTTTGTCATCAGGATCAGAGG TGTCAACGGTGTGAGCCCAAAGGTGCGCAAGGTGTTGCAGCTTCTTCGCCTTCGCCAGATCTTCAACGGCACCTTTGTTAAGCTCAACAAGGCTTCAGTTAACATGCTAAGGATTGTGGAACCATACATAGCTTGGGG ATACCCAAACCTGAAGTCAGTGAATGAATTGATCTACAAGCGTGGTTATGGCAAAATCAACAAGAAGCGAATTGCCCTGACAGATAACGCATTGATTGCTCGATCTCTTG GTAAATACGGCATCATCTGCATGGAGGACCTGATTCATGAGATCTACACTGTTGGAAAACgtttcaaagaagcaaacaactTTTTATGGCCCTTCAAGCTATCTTCTCCACGAGGGGGAATGAAGAAGAAGACCACCCATTTTGTAGAAGGTGGAGATGCTGGCAACAGGGAAGACCAGATCAATAGGCTTATTAGAAGAATGAACTAA